One segment of Candidatus Hydrogenedentota bacterium DNA contains the following:
- a CDS encoding CoA-binding protein: MQALVPPLIREFLSRKRIAVAGVSRDSKGSPANAIYRKLSDSGYVVSAVNPKSEVVEGEVCYPDLKSIPELPEAVVTVTQPEATMSVARQCAELGIDLLWMHQSFRMLGTSVSEEAVRFCEERGIKVIRGACPMMFVEPVDVAHKCGRWLLRATGSLPK, translated from the coding sequence ATGCAAGCTTTGGTGCCTCCGCTGATACGTGAATTCCTTTCGCGGAAGCGGATTGCGGTTGCGGGTGTTTCGCGTGATAGCAAGGGAAGTCCGGCAAATGCAATCTATCGAAAGCTGAGTGATTCGGGATATGTGGTGTCCGCCGTGAATCCGAAATCGGAAGTGGTGGAGGGGGAGGTGTGCTACCCGGACCTCAAGTCGATTCCCGAATTGCCCGAAGCGGTTGTAACGGTTACGCAACCGGAGGCCACAATGTCTGTGGCCAGGCAGTGCGCGGAACTCGGGATTGATCTGTTGTGGATGCATCAGTCGTTCAGAATGCTGGGTACGAGCGTCTCCGAAGAAGCAGTCCGGTTTTGTGAAGAGCGCGGGATAAAAGTGATTCGCGGGGCGTGTCCTATGATGTTTGTTGAGCCGGTGGATGTGGCGCACAAGTGTGGCCGTTGGTTGCTACGCGCTACCGGCAGCCTTCCCAAGTGA
- a CDS encoding glycoside hydrolase family 32 protein — protein MFRAWIGAMVVGVLACLPSFADSTVLADFEDTDYGAWKVTGDAFGTHPARGTLQGQMDVTGFKGKALVNSFHNGDGATGTLTSPEFVIDKPCISFLIGGGKYPGETCMDLLIDGKQVRTSTGPNDVPGGSERLRWQSWDVREFAGKKATIQIVDKRTGGWGHINVDQIVLGDEPMNSEQRRSIQIDKPFLNLPIKNGASKSLLRVLRGDEILREYDIELTDSTPDFWVAIDMTAFKGDTLTLWADGLETDAALKQATLAESLIGGENLYQERLRPQFHFSPQRGWNNDPNGLVYYKGEYHLFFQHNPVGWNWGNMTWGHAVSKDLVHWTELGDAIHPDKLGTIFSGSAVIDEANTTGFKTGDESPIVCVYTSAGGTGRWSEDQPFTQSLAYSNDRGRSWTKYSGNPVQAHINGGNRDPKAFWYAPGNCWVIVLYLDDKRMAIFNSPDLKQWTQQSELTCFHECPELFELPVDGDANNKKWVLYGASGEYYIGTFDGKTYTPETQILPFQFGNCFYASQTYNNIPVEDGRRIQIAWGTIGDQSMPFNQMMDFPVELTLRTTSDGVRMCAWPVREIESLYANKKEWKDVALSANLLEGVQGDCFDIEAVLVPGDAKEVGFIVRGIPVQYDVAKEQLTCADKSANVKLENGELSLRLLVDRMSIEIFAQRGAVYMPMGLHFDESKQALEVVSKEGKAQAKSLAVRELRSAWTQ, from the coding sequence ATGTTTCGGGCATGGATTGGGGCGATGGTGGTTGGGGTGCTGGCGTGTCTGCCTTCGTTTGCGGACTCGACGGTCCTGGCGGATTTTGAGGACACCGATTACGGCGCGTGGAAAGTGACCGGCGACGCCTTCGGCACGCACCCGGCGCGCGGAACGCTCCAGGGCCAGATGGACGTGACCGGTTTCAAAGGCAAAGCCCTCGTGAATTCCTTCCACAACGGCGACGGCGCTACCGGCACGCTTACCTCTCCCGAGTTCGTTATCGACAAGCCCTGCATCAGCTTCCTTATCGGCGGCGGCAAGTACCCCGGCGAAACCTGCATGGACTTGTTGATCGACGGTAAACAAGTTCGCACCTCGACAGGTCCGAACGATGTGCCTGGCGGTTCGGAACGGCTCCGTTGGCAGTCGTGGGACGTTCGCGAATTCGCCGGAAAGAAGGCCACAATCCAAATCGTAGACAAGCGTACTGGTGGTTGGGGGCATATCAACGTGGATCAGATCGTGTTGGGGGACGAACCGATGAATAGCGAGCAGCGGCGTAGTATCCAGATCGACAAGCCTTTTCTGAATCTGCCGATTAAGAATGGGGCTTCGAAATCGCTGTTGCGCGTTCTGCGCGGTGACGAGATTTTGCGCGAGTACGACATCGAGTTGACCGATTCGACTCCGGACTTTTGGGTAGCCATCGACATGACGGCGTTCAAAGGCGATACGCTGACCCTGTGGGCCGACGGTTTGGAGACCGACGCAGCCCTCAAACAGGCCACACTCGCGGAATCGCTTATAGGCGGAGAAAACCTGTACCAGGAGAGACTCCGTCCGCAATTCCACTTCTCGCCACAGCGCGGATGGAACAACGATCCGAACGGACTCGTCTACTACAAGGGCGAGTATCATCTGTTCTTTCAGCACAATCCCGTTGGTTGGAACTGGGGAAACATGACGTGGGGTCACGCGGTCAGCAAGGACCTTGTGCACTGGACCGAGTTAGGCGATGCCATTCACCCCGATAAACTTGGGACCATCTTCTCTGGTTCCGCCGTCATTGATGAGGCCAACACGACGGGATTCAAGACTGGCGACGAGTCTCCGATTGTGTGTGTCTACACGTCGGCAGGCGGAACGGGCCGGTGGTCGGAAGACCAACCGTTTACGCAGTCGCTCGCGTACAGCAACGACCGCGGCCGCTCCTGGACCAAGTATTCGGGCAACCCGGTGCAGGCGCATATCAACGGCGGCAACCGCGACCCGAAAGCGTTTTGGTATGCGCCGGGCAATTGCTGGGTGATCGTGCTCTATCTCGACGACAAGCGCATGGCCATCTTCAATTCGCCGGATTTGAAACAGTGGACACAGCAAAGCGAGTTGACGTGTTTCCACGAGTGCCCCGAACTCTTCGAACTGCCCGTCGACGGCGATGCCAACAACAAGAAATGGGTGCTCTACGGCGCGTCAGGCGAGTACTACATCGGCACGTTCGACGGCAAGACCTACACGCCCGAAACACAAATACTGCCCTTCCAGTTCGGCAACTGCTTCTACGCGTCGCAGACCTATAACAACATCCCTGTCGAGGATGGCCGCCGCATCCAGATTGCTTGGGGCACCATCGGCGACCAGTCGATGCCCTTCAATCAAATGATGGATTTCCCCGTCGAACTGACCCTTCGTACGACGTCTGACGGCGTGCGGATGTGCGCGTGGCCCGTTCGCGAGATCGAGTCGCTCTACGCAAACAAGAAGGAATGGAAAGACGTTGCGCTTTCCGCGAACTTGCTCGAAGGAGTCCAGGGCGACTGCTTCGACATTGAGGCCGTTCTTGTTCCCGGCGACGCGAAAGAGGTAGGTTTCATCGTTCGTGGCATTCCTGTCCAGTACGATGTGGCCAAGGAGCAACTGACCTGTGCCGACAAGTCCGCGAACGTAAAGCTCGAAAACGGCGAACTCTCACTGCGCCTGCTCGTCGATCGGATGTCTATCGAAATCTTCGCACAGCGCGGCGCGGTCTACATGCCTATGGGTCTTCATTTCGACGAGTCAAAGCAGGCCTTGGAGGTAGTCTCCAAGGAGGGCAAGGCCCAAGCCAAGTCACTGGCGGTGCGCGAACTGCGGTCGGCTTGGACGCAGTAA
- a CDS encoding glucose 1-dehydrogenase, translating into MKMAGKRALVSGSGTGIGREIALEFARQGADVVLHYAHSDAGAKSAVEEIAAMGRRAAAFRADFDNVDDVEALGKSALEFLGGVDCLVNNAGITFNKPFLKVTREQFDRMYHVNIRAQFFLTQRIVEDMMEHGGGAICNITSIHGVQGAPEHSVYAGTKGAIIAYTRALAVELAHKGIRINAIAPGWVTVENYYKVLPGFSEVGAKKDAAEKVPLGRSGVPLDIAKLAVFLCSEDAGYVVGQTIVADGGTTSLMSLISDFRNESSARFGTGYLPGI; encoded by the coding sequence ATGAAGATGGCAGGGAAGCGGGCGCTGGTATCCGGTTCGGGCACGGGAATCGGACGCGAGATCGCGCTGGAATTCGCGCGCCAAGGTGCGGATGTGGTGTTGCACTACGCGCACAGCGACGCCGGCGCGAAAAGCGCCGTTGAAGAGATTGCCGCCATGGGGCGGAGGGCTGCGGCATTTCGGGCGGACTTCGATAACGTGGATGACGTTGAAGCGCTGGGTAAATCCGCGCTGGAGTTTCTGGGGGGTGTGGATTGCCTCGTGAACAACGCAGGCATCACCTTTAACAAACCCTTTCTGAAGGTCACGCGAGAGCAATTCGACCGGATGTATCACGTGAATATCCGGGCACAGTTCTTCCTCACGCAACGCATCGTTGAAGACATGATGGAGCACGGCGGCGGCGCCATCTGCAACATCACGTCGATTCACGGCGTACAGGGTGCGCCGGAACACTCGGTATACGCGGGCACCAAGGGCGCAATCATTGCGTACACGCGGGCGCTTGCCGTCGAATTGGCGCACAAAGGCATTCGAATCAATGCCATCGCACCCGGCTGGGTCACGGTCGAAAACTACTACAAGGTACTACCCGGCTTCAGCGAAGTGGGCGCCAAGAAGGATGCCGCCGAAAAGGTGCCGTTGGGACGTTCGGGGGTGCCGTTGGATATCGCCAAATTGGCGGTGTTTCTGTGCTCCGAAGATGCCGGGTATGTGGTCGGGCAGACCATTGTCGCGGATGGAGGCACCACTTCGTTGATGTCGTTGATTTCCGATTTCCGCAACGAGTCTTCGGCTCGTTTCGGAACGGGATACCTGCCGGGAATCTGA
- a CDS encoding LacI family transcriptional regulator, with product MACTVNDIARVAGVSRSTVLRALSGKPDISIGTRERIQSLATSMKYRPNYIARSLTHGKTNLVGVLAKPSIYYASHTGIEAVERGLRAGGYSTLLLMSENETGKDDSVLDRLMKNRVDGVIAVPGAMTDPEAFRELIETGAKLVILDSQIDGVSVPQITGDNYGAGRLAAQHLIDLGHRRIGYLGIPRITTVGKQRLRGVEDAFSSSGILLDRRFFVEVDFSESAAEACVADMLKAKDRPTALLTRHDVVARGAMRAIFAAGLSIPRDISLVGNGDMPGTDMLRVPLTTVRFPAKQIADLCVRTLLDMLAGKEVPQGTTKLGVELVVRESTAPLE from the coding sequence ATGGCGTGTACGGTCAATGACATTGCGCGCGTGGCTGGAGTGAGTCGCTCAACGGTATTGAGGGCGCTCTCAGGCAAGCCGGACATTTCCATCGGAACGAGGGAACGCATTCAATCCCTCGCCACATCCATGAAATATCGTCCCAACTATATTGCCCGCAGCCTGACCCATGGAAAGACCAACCTGGTCGGCGTGCTGGCAAAACCCAGCATCTACTACGCGTCACATACGGGTATCGAGGCGGTGGAGCGCGGATTGCGCGCGGGCGGATATTCCACGCTGCTGCTCATGAGCGAAAACGAAACGGGCAAAGACGACTCGGTGCTCGATCGCCTTATGAAGAATCGCGTGGACGGCGTCATCGCCGTTCCTGGGGCGATGACCGATCCCGAGGCTTTTCGAGAGTTGATCGAAACCGGCGCCAAGCTGGTGATTCTCGACAGCCAAATCGACGGAGTTTCCGTTCCTCAGATCACGGGGGACAACTACGGAGCGGGGAGGCTGGCGGCTCAGCATTTGATCGATCTGGGGCATCGGCGAATTGGCTATCTGGGTATTCCCCGGATTACCACGGTTGGAAAGCAGCGATTGAGGGGCGTGGAAGACGCGTTTTCCAGTTCGGGAATTCTGCTGGACCGGCGCTTCTTTGTGGAAGTCGATTTCAGTGAATCCGCCGCCGAAGCGTGTGTGGCAGACATGCTTAAGGCGAAGGATCGCCCGACGGCATTGCTCACGCGTCATGACGTGGTGGCGCGCGGGGCGATGCGCGCGATATTCGCGGCGGGGCTGTCGATTCCCCGAGACATTTCGCTCGTGGGGAACGGAGATATGCCTGGCACCGATATGCTTCGTGTTCCGTTGACGACGGTTCGTTTCCCGGCGAAGCAGATTGCCGATCTGTGCGTGCGCACGCTTCTGGATATGTTGGCAGGCAAAGAGGTGCCTCAAGGAACCACGAAGCTGGGCGTTGAACTGGTGGTTCGCGAATCGACTGCGCCGCTGGAATGA
- a CDS encoding prepilin-type N-terminal cleavage/methylation domain-containing protein: MKKRGFTLIELLVVIAIIGILAAILLPALARAREAARRASCANNLKQWGLIFKMYANESKGEKWPFATIYWDSSNGQSKDSKYIPMGVYPEYLTDPNILICPSDAQASVDDLKDANGNYCFTTTCTDFSEGDTQSYFYIGYMLDKIGANDPTLAAVYPGVSSQFAAMFLTVDDITSTTWVSAEAMWGDLEQDLDLTSVPTVVALNAVVGNGGGTTIYRLREGVERFLISDINNPAASASAQSENFVMCDRISNEIADYNHVPGGGNALYMDGHVAFQKYPGDEGPFSKPVGLFFSI; encoded by the coding sequence ATGAAGAAGAGAGGTTTCACGCTCATCGAATTGTTGGTCGTGATCGCCATCATCGGTATCCTGGCGGCAATTCTGCTTCCGGCGCTGGCCCGCGCCCGCGAAGCCGCCCGCCGCGCAAGCTGCGCAAACAACTTGAAGCAATGGGGCCTGATTTTCAAGATGTACGCCAACGAGTCCAAAGGCGAGAAATGGCCATTCGCCACTATCTACTGGGACTCGTCAAATGGACAGAGCAAGGATTCGAAATACATCCCGATGGGTGTGTATCCCGAATACCTTACCGACCCCAACATCCTCATTTGTCCGTCCGATGCTCAGGCGAGCGTTGACGATCTAAAGGATGCGAACGGGAACTATTGCTTCACGACGACCTGCACAGATTTCTCCGAAGGCGATACTCAGAGCTACTTCTACATCGGTTACATGCTGGACAAGATTGGCGCAAATGATCCCACCCTGGCAGCCGTATATCCTGGTGTGAGTTCCCAATTTGCCGCAATGTTCCTCACGGTCGATGATATTACAAGCACGACCTGGGTTTCGGCAGAAGCTATGTGGGGCGACCTCGAGCAGGATCTCGACCTGACCAGCGTTCCCACGGTCGTCGCCCTGAACGCCGTGGTCGGTAACGGCGGTGGCACAACCATCTACCGCTTGCGCGAGGGTGTCGAACGTTTCCTGATCAGCGACATCAACAATCCTGCCGCATCGGCAAGCGCCCAGAGCGAGAATTTCGTCATGTGCGATCGCATCTCCAACGAAATCGCCGATTACAACCACGTCCCCGGTGGCGGCAACGCCCTGTATATGGATGGTCACGTCGCGTTCCAGAAGTATCCCGGCGACGAAGGCCCATTCAGCAAGCCTGTCGGCCTGTTCTTCTCCATATAA
- a CDS encoding sugar porter family MFS transporter, with product MGPGKQAAGNGESKLYAFAVAFVASVGGFLFGYDLAIVCGANLYLKEVFQLTEVGFGFATASASLGCIIGPFIGSWLCDAIGRNKTMMVACALLGIGSIFTAIPNDIVTFNVFRIVGGVGVGLCSVASPMYISELAPPRMRGGLGVMYQLAIVVGSVAAPFVSFLIVKYTPEDVCWRWMFASELLPVAVFIVLLAMLPESPRWLASRGRHEEAQAILTRVDGPASAESEMAAIRESLQEDTGSWSDLFAPGMRFALFIGLMLAIFNNWTGWSVMGGYIPMLFEASGLQDRSIAFLQFAVTYGFMGIVTAIACWTVDRVGRRPLWLFASVLMAIVTALAGAVFHFHLSGGLVLLVIILCTIPHGLALGPLPWLMMSEIFPTRLRAKAVSITTAFLWFTILSGTWVFPIITGYSTRMTGSVGGAFWLFTVVCIFSFFFGLWVLPETKGRTLEEISASWKRKQS from the coding sequence ATGGGCCCAGGCAAGCAGGCCGCCGGTAACGGCGAGTCCAAGCTGTATGCATTTGCCGTCGCGTTTGTCGCATCCGTAGGAGGGTTCCTCTTCGGATACGACCTGGCCATTGTTTGCGGGGCCAATCTCTATTTGAAAGAGGTGTTCCAACTCACGGAAGTGGGATTCGGTTTTGCCACGGCAAGCGCTTCATTGGGTTGCATCATCGGGCCGTTCATCGGCTCGTGGTTGTGCGACGCGATTGGACGAAACAAGACCATGATGGTTGCGTGCGCGTTGTTGGGCATAGGGTCCATCTTCACCGCGATTCCGAATGATATCGTTACATTCAATGTCTTTCGCATCGTCGGCGGCGTGGGCGTTGGACTCTGCTCCGTGGCCTCGCCCATGTATATTTCCGAACTCGCGCCGCCGAGGATGCGCGGCGGACTCGGGGTTATGTACCAGCTCGCCATCGTGGTGGGTAGTGTTGCGGCGCCCTTTGTCTCCTTCTTAATTGTGAAATACACCCCTGAAGACGTGTGTTGGCGTTGGATGTTCGCATCGGAACTGCTTCCCGTCGCCGTGTTTATCGTCCTGCTTGCGATGCTGCCTGAAAGCCCGCGTTGGCTTGCGAGCCGTGGCCGTCACGAGGAGGCCCAGGCCATCCTCACGCGCGTCGACGGACCTGCATCGGCGGAGTCCGAAATGGCGGCCATTCGCGAATCGCTCCAAGAGGACACAGGCAGTTGGTCGGACCTGTTTGCTCCGGGTATGCGCTTTGCCCTTTTCATCGGACTCATGCTCGCGATCTTCAACAATTGGACCGGTTGGAGCGTCATGGGTGGTTACATTCCCATGCTGTTTGAAGCATCCGGCTTGCAGGACCGCTCCATTGCATTCTTGCAGTTTGCGGTGACCTATGGATTCATGGGCATTGTCACTGCGATTGCGTGTTGGACGGTCGACCGCGTGGGGCGGCGTCCGCTGTGGTTATTCGCTTCGGTTCTTATGGCTATTGTGACCGCGTTGGCCGGAGCCGTCTTCCACTTCCACCTTAGCGGTGGCCTTGTGTTGCTCGTGATCATTCTTTGCACCATTCCCCACGGGTTGGCTCTTGGACCGCTGCCGTGGCTGATGATGTCAGAGATTTTCCCAACGCGTCTGCGCGCCAAAGCGGTATCGATTACGACAGCGTTTCTATGGTTCACCATTCTCAGCGGGACGTGGGTGTTTCCCATCATCACGGGCTATTCAACGCGCATGACCGGTTCTGTCGGCGGCGCGTTCTGGTTATTTACCGTAGTCTGCATTTTCTCTTTCTTCTTCGGCCTGTGGGTCTTGCCGGAGACAAAAGGACGTACCTTAGAAGAGATATCGGCTTCGTGGAAGCGTAAGCAATCCTGA
- a CDS encoding C-terminal binding protein yields the protein MCGWLESGLGRGAADRRIKAFTVHKRVVVIDTGYDSFDQEQAILGASGYSLDVFPGDRHDWAGKAAFAHGADGLLVRWTNVNDAFLDIATTLKAIVRYGVGYDNIDLAAVTARGIPVCNVQGYANHSVSDHALALIFACVRGLRAGMAGLRPHYAAAPTFHMPELHELTLGIVGLGRIGGALCAKARALFGSVVACDPYIPPTRFSELGVESFSLERLLDVSDVVSLHCNLTDETHHLIDAKALGAMRPNAILINTARGPVVDEEALTEALTSGRVFAAGLDVFEDEPPKSNRDEMLAHPRVVATGHYAWYSQRASRELQRRAALNLDALLRGELPEDCLNKNVIRVCSA from the coding sequence ATGTGCGGCTGGTTGGAATCGGGGCTGGGGCGGGGTGCCGCAGACCGGCGCATTAAGGCATTTACCGTGCACAAACGCGTGGTGGTTATAGATACGGGCTACGATTCCTTTGACCAGGAGCAGGCCATTTTGGGGGCTTCGGGCTATTCCCTGGACGTCTTTCCGGGGGATCGGCACGACTGGGCTGGCAAAGCGGCCTTTGCCCACGGGGCCGACGGGTTGCTGGTCAGGTGGACGAACGTCAATGACGCCTTTCTCGATATCGCGACGACCCTGAAAGCGATTGTCCGGTACGGGGTGGGTTACGACAACATCGACCTTGCCGCAGTCACCGCGCGGGGCATTCCCGTCTGCAACGTTCAAGGCTACGCCAATCACTCCGTATCGGATCACGCGCTGGCACTCATCTTCGCCTGCGTTCGCGGCCTTCGCGCGGGCATGGCGGGTTTGCGCCCGCACTACGCCGCCGCCCCAACGTTTCACATGCCCGAGTTGCACGAGTTGACGCTGGGCATAGTCGGTCTTGGCCGTATCGGCGGCGCCCTGTGCGCCAAGGCGCGGGCGTTGTTCGGAAGCGTGGTCGCGTGCGACCCGTATATCCCGCCGACGCGCTTCTCGGAGCTCGGTGTCGAGTCATTCTCGTTGGAGCGGCTCCTGGACGTTAGCGACGTCGTAAGTCTCCACTGCAATCTCACCGACGAGACGCATCATCTAATCGACGCTAAAGCGCTGGGCGCCATGCGGCCCAACGCGATTCTTATCAATACCGCGCGAGGACCCGTCGTGGATGAAGAGGCCCTGACGGAGGCGCTTACGTCGGGCCGCGTTTTTGCCGCGGGCCTCGACGTATTCGAAGACGAACCGCCCAAATCGAATCGAGACGAGATGCTTGCGCATCCGCGTGTGGTTGCCACGGGGCATTATGCGTGGTACAGCCAACGCGCAAGCCGCGAGCTGCAACGCCGCGCAGCGCTCAATCTTGATGCATTGCTTCGGGGGGAACTTCCCGAAGATTGTCTGAATAAGAACGTGATTCGAGTATGTAGTGCGTAA